The DNA segment gcgaaaacccagaataatgcttatttgggccctttttttgcccctaattcctaaactgttaaaaccaaaactcccaaaatcaatcccaacctttcttttgtggtcatcaaccttgtgtcaaaatttcatagatttctattaacttaaactaaagtaatagtgcgaaaaccaagaaaatgcttatttgggccctttttggcccctaattcctaaaatgttgggaccaaaacacccaaaatcaataccaaccttcctttcatggtcataaaccttgtgttaaaatttcatagatttctattaacttttactaaagttagagtgcgaaaactaaaagtattcggacgacgacgacaacgacgacgacgccgacgacgacgacgacgacgccaacgtgatagcaatatacgacgaaaattttttcaaaatttgctgtcgtataaaaataaatatactcaAAACAGTTTAGATAAAATTTCACAAAGTCATACAGATGTATTACAgtatgttaaaatgaaaatgcataaaaaagtttacaaatattaaagaatacaaACATGATCAATTAACATAATCTCATAAAGTTTGCTTTgctaaatactgtaaattcagaaattattgcgtgcatttattattgcgattttgtcattttacacttaaatgcaattttaattataacaattttgagaaaaatcctgtttcattcataagaaatatttcaaaatgcaagtttaaattattgtgtttacaactctgtcgcatttttcgcaaaatTAAAACCTAgcaataatttcagaatttacagtACATAAGTATTATGAATTTTCCCCTCTTAGTCAAACAACAGTGGCTGAATAACAATTTTATGCTTTCATAATTTACACactatttaacatgtttatgaatataaaatgtacaaatatcaGCCATACAGTTAATACGTTAATATTAACCATGATAACAACAtgtgtcaaaacatttaaatatttcctATGATGACAATGTTTATAGCACAAATTGATTTCAATAAACATCTAAACTGGAAGCATGCCaggcaaataatttaaaattgtttaagaaATTAATGTTCATACACCATTAATATACTTTACTTTTGTCTACAAACATAACTACATGTACTGAACAAGAATGTGTGCCCATAAAACTCTATGCACCattgacaaaatcaaagaaCTTGAAATATTGGTCAAAAACTTAATGCagcatatattttcaaaaatttacaatttaatgaACATGCACACTTAATTTCTTACTTCTATAGATGTGATGCAAGCTTCATAGTTTTTAACTTCTTTAAACTAAAACTTGTATGTTGCATTTGATGATAGATTAcgtataatatatttatattttgtattcatccAGAAAATTAAGGATTTTAGAGCTCGACGAAAATATGTTCATGagagaaatgaaaataaatttatgaaatcaATGTCCTATACAGATAACTTATAGCTTCCATAGAAGACAAATTCTTTTTATCaatctatatatatgtacatttgtgGACCTAACTACTGAGTACAATCACACTCAAAGTCATACTGACCccatccaatcaaaatacaatatGAGAGGATGGATCTTTAAACTGTTCCCTCTTTACCATCAGTCTAACATTACAAGACAGGTACCCAGTCTAACATAAAAAGGCAGGTACCCTTTCTAACATTACAAGACAGGTACCCAGTCTAAAATTACAAGACAGGTACCCAGTCCAACATTACAAGACAGGTACCCAGTCTAACATTAAAAGACAGGTAAGTGACTCTACATAAACTAGTACAAACACTGGGGTCACTAGGAAGACGACCTTCACTGAAGGTCAAAGCACCATCATATCATTAGCACAAAGGAGAGACGATCACTTTCGCACTTTCTTAGCTGCACTGGGCTGTGATAATGTAACCTGCTGAGCTTGTTGTTGTGAATCAGCTGATCCTAACTGTACAAGCTGTAAATAATCAATGATATAATTTAGTATCAAATATCTTCTGAAGATTTTTTAACAGGATAACTTTATCAAGTGAATTGGCACcaacttttgtcaaatttgaaaaaaatattgaacataaAGCAGGGTATAAAACTATTTATGAATAACATAATAAccaaattattcttttattgcTGTTGTGTGATACGATGTTAACAAATTCACCAGCACAAAAactcatatttaatttaaatgtagAAATTGTAGGTGTTTTTATCTGATAGTGATGATTTTTTTGCAAGAAATCATAATGTCAATGAAAATACTATAGAACATAACTTTCTAGAACATTGTTATAcaaattgttattaaaaaaaaatcttttttactTCGTAAAGgcttgttgaagactgtatttATTGGCAatcaaaaaatatcttttaattttaaggACGCTGGAGGgtattaaaatttcagaaaaaaaataaacagttatttttcattacaaattttatttattaccctTAGTAGTTGTTAATTAATCATATGGTTCAAAAATTATGTTgtccccaggtgacttttaacatgtatatatcattgagaaagctccaaattatcttcCTTTAGTGCAAATAGGcctatattttttcttataattttcaaataagctgtacttaaaccaaacttttgtaaaattttagcaaTTTCTGTGTgtaagttctttttttattttgataatatctcTATTTTTCCTTTTAGTTCAGGAAAAAAGTGCCTCTAcgaaaatgtatgcttctttcgaagccagattgtgagcgtaaattaATGATGACcccatgtttttatattatttttctactaagtataagataaagttcttatatagaaaatatagccaaatcctatattagaaaaaatattgatttagactagcgagcctccttaataagagaaaaaaatattagtacaTACCTGTGTGGTGCCATTCATTGACACGGGTACCGGTATCGTTATATACTGCTGGCCCCCtgaaattttataacatattatcAAAAGGGAGATAtttcaaatagttaaaataaaagcattaaaatgtaaattttcctcTTTAAAAAATGGACAAGTGTCAGTCTGTTATTTGTATCCTTGCCTTCTATCATTATTATCAAATTAGGCATTCATATATGAAGCAATACTTTCAGACCTCACAGGTGTTGTCATTGAACCCATCTACAAATGTATCAAAACTTTTAAGTTAATACTGATTATATCTGTAATAGTAAAAGCATACATGAATGATTGAATAAGTATATGAACTTGCTATATTTGTTGTGTCTGATCAAAGCCTAAAATCAAGCATTTATTGGCTGTCAATGGTATTGAATCGTAcatctttctttaaaaataaagcatTTGATTTCTTAATTTTCCTAATTACAGATTTTAAAGAGGTTCATATAATCATTCAAGTTTGGCTTGATCAGCATACTTGAAAGATTAGACCTGagtaaagggagataactcaataaATCTAAGAAGAGTTTCAAGTCAGTTCCAGCATTCCTGAAAGATAAAATTCTGTACCAATGATTGAGATATTATGTAATAATTGAATGTATCTTTTGGTAattttattggggtgtaaaagcttGAAAAATCTGAGCATGATAAACACTTTAATACCTTATAAAATTCAATCAGAAGAATTACAttcttattatttcattttatgctACAATCAAGAAATTCggattaaaataatatttgttttccaatGTGTTACTGTGATATTTCTTATCAAGAAATGTAGTCATACACAgctacaacttttttttttttaattttccttatCTATCTATACACTACCCTATCACTACACACTTATTTACCTTCATTTTGAGATAATGACAATGGCTGAGCAGGCTGTTGGAAGTTAAACACTTGTCGATCTTGTAATGTTGCTGTTGTAGGGGCATATACGATTCCTTGTGGTGTCTGATACATTACAACACCAGGTGTCATGGCCGTAGCTGAAGGTGtacctgaaaaaaatcaaaatacattgaaCATAACTTATACAATTAAAGCAAGATATGATAAGATAAAACTCTgatctgtggattcatttatttcaatgGATTGagaaaatagtttttttgtttatatatatatatttgattttgttgatttgtCAAAGTCTGTACACTGCCAAGATCAGAGAGAACATGCctcataaaaaatacatttgtattggtgtttttatatgtattcaatttttttcatttacatgttgtactgttaaatcAATCATCGTTAATCAGAACGATAGTTGTATGTGTGAGTGTATGCAAGTGGGAGAGAAaggctttttatttttactttgtgtGATTAAATGCTTGTTATGAGCCCTATgattaggaaataaaaaatatcttatcttatctatcTTATCTTATGTATACAGGCCTATAGataatgtatattttgttgaaCAATTAAAATCTTGAATAACCTAAACCAACAAATTATGTTCAAACTTTGTTCACCATGTTCACTAATTGAAAATGAAGCAATGTTCAAATTCTTTCATTGTGAAATCACGGCAAGATTTGACATGCACATACCAACCATTCACAATCAATCTTTATCAATATTCAAACAATGCTATAACTAACTTACTCAATGTCTGTAATACATTAGATGATGAAGGTGCTGTTGATGATGAGGATGCTGTTGTAATAGAATGAGATGTGTCTGCAAATGTCTGTTGATGTAAGCTGGTCCCTAcatctgtaaataaataaataaataaatgaactcAGATGTAGATCAATATCAACAAGAAAGCAAGCTAATGACAACTTATAAAGTCTTTAACAAGCAACAGATTTCAGACCCTTACaagttacatgtaattacacAAAAATATATTCCTCATAAAATCAGTATTAGGAAACTTCTATTTTATcatcttttgtttgattttacctgACATAGAAAAAATCCAATGCAGTGTTGTAGTACCATCGTTATAGTATTTGTTATTAGCAAggtactgtaaatttagaaattattgtgaggtttttattattgccgAAGATGCaacagggttataatcgcaataattaaaattcgcaatttgatttgttaaatatgaattaaacaggattttttttctccatttcgcaaaaataaaaatggcatttaagtctaaattgacaaaattgcaataataaatgcatgcaataatttctgaatttacatgtacagTAACCGGTTTAATTTCtgtcatacatgtatgcatgttCCTTGtcttaatataaacacttaCTAGGTATAGAAACAATCTGATTGGAGTTCAGTAACAGTTTAAAGTCTGTATTGTTCCCTGTTTGAATACAAACACTTACTTGGTATAGAAACAATCTGATTTGAGTTCGGTAAGCGGTATAATGTTTGTCCCTGTTGTTGTAACCCTGTGTGACCATTTTGTTGTTGAATTGGAATCAGAGGTGTCCctacgaaaaaaaaatacaaaatgttattataatggtttatcaacatgatcaatgcaTAAACATCTTGCAAAAGTAAGTGGCAAGTATTATACTAAGTATGTGCCAAGGTACCTTCCCTACACTCAATTTTTATGACATAAATGTATGGCAATGTAccaaatttagaaattttgttcatcattttatttttttctgcccATGTCTGCatcatcttttttttccttcaaaaccTAGCACAAATGAACGCAGCAAATAACACAAATGAACCAAACAGACAACCTAGTTTGACTACATGTACAGttttttacatcaaaattgCCTTGTTCAATAGTTTTAACTGCCAATTGCAAACTATCCACTAAATGACTATTACAGAATGTaattttttaaaccaaataatCACTCAATTCTATATCGACCTTTATAAAAATTCTGATTATATTGAACTTAGTACGTGGAACAGCCAAAGCGCTAACAACAAgtgattgtaaaataaacacAACTTAGACTAAAGTAAATTGAAGAGACGTTGTAAATAACTACCTGGTGGAACTAAAACTGTTCCCGGAGGTAAACCAGGAATTTGTACTGCCACATTTGATGGTTTGTGCGAGACCTGTTGAGAAAATCCTGTGGATGTGACTGTTACGGGGGCGGGTGAGCTAGATGATGTCTGGATTGTCTGAATAACTTCCTGTGCGATGGATTGATGTAAGGGTGACGATTCCGCCTGACTGGAAGTTGTGTACACAGGTTTGTTGTTGTTCTCATtctgaaatacacaaataaacccTTCATAAGAAACATCTACAATCTTTTCCTGGTCTGCCTTTAACAGGATTGTACAGGTGAGTTCTACctacatgatgtacatgtatggacaaataaaaatgtttctatCTAGATTATCATTATTTCTATCAAGTTGGAAgtatttgacaaataaaattaaactagACTCTTCTGAACAGTCTTCGTGTATAGGCAATTCCTTTTTGGTTATActacattttgtttcattgtatCCCTTTTACATCTCAGAGAAAGCAAAGCAAGACAGTGTCTGTGTGCATTTACAACTTCTGAGATCTAATTCAATgcattaaattaatattaagttcttccattcttttattttccaatGACAAGGGAAATAAGAAGTGCAATACAAAACAAGTGTCATGTTaaagaatataaataagaagatgtggtataattgccaatgaatACCTCTTTTAATAACAGCAGTTTAtttaaacaatcaatcaacagaagaaaaaaaaaataacattaattttatattatgaattttgtatatggaaattacaaaatcaaagaaaaattagTGTATTATCATTTAATTGAATgatcatgaaatatatattgatttttttccttcagATATATCAACTATCCAAATTATTCACAGTGAAGAAGTTAAAATTTAAGTTAGAGTTATTTCCCATACACCTTAAAGTATAAAAGGCAGTTGGCCTTTTAAGCTGCTTAAATTGCAATCACAACTaatctgttttttctgttttaataattaattaaatgtattaaatgCAGCTATGAGATTTAAATTCCTATCTAAACATGTAAAGGGTTTATAAGCTTTATATCCCCAAATATAAACCTAAACCAATAAAATCTatagacatttcttttttatctgtATACCCTCATTGGTGCCTCCATCTTCATAGCTAAGAATGGTGCCTTATATTCTACATTCCTAGAtcttaacaaaaaatgtttatttgcaAAGTAGCAACAATTTCCttaccaatttgataaaatttgcaCAAATTTAGTGAGAATAAACTTCAAATGAGTACTTGGTCATAAATTCATTAAACCTACTTAAACAGTAGGCATCCAAATCAAGATTGCCATGGCTAAAAGGATGAAATTGTCTATTAGGATGATTGGAATTGATTAGAAACAGATGTTGAGAAAGATAAGGTCTGTATGTAAGAAAATTTGCTATGAATCATTTTCACCTATATATAAACACAGATAAATATTTTGGCAGCTGATGTTTCTATACCATTTCAGATATATTTACAACACATGGTCAAAATATGCCTAAGGCAATCAGCCAAACTTGTAGGGTGTACAGCACACTTATATCTCTAAACTTCTGTCTGTCAAATCAAGTGGAATAATATTCATGCAGTGCTCTTACTACACAAATCACTTAATCTTTTAGTTTTCTCAGGGAAAAGTTTTTACAAAGGTTAACCTGGCAATcatgtttatgtatattttagATGAAATTTTTACTGATAGTTGAAAAAGATAATGCCTTAACGATTTTTTGTATTCCTTTTCctagtaaaataatatttgaatgcaaaaaatcaattttcacAAGATAATAATCCAGAATCATTTGGCAATAACCCTTTACGAAAGTTGAAAATCAGATGAAGTAGGTTGTAATTATTTAATGGcaatacaaaacatattttggaacaataaagaaatatattttctctttttttatgtcTTGCCATACATGTACAACAGGTACCAtatatctgagactactataaacatgtgttatagtagtctcagcatatatatacaagtatgcATGTGTTaataggaaaaaaatcaaattttataaatttttgggTCTTGCTCGAATTGTG comes from the Mytilus trossulus isolate FHL-02 chromosome 3, PNRI_Mtr1.1.1.hap1, whole genome shotgun sequence genome and includes:
- the LOC134711222 gene encoding serum response factor-like — its product is MMNNNSHSINQPAFPTISGGTGVLPKNITTSGGLVYENIDPSSLEQGSDSEDGSYTGVQLGKKTRGRVKIKMEFIENKLRRYTTFSKRKTGIMKKAYELSTLTGTQVMLLVASETGHVYTFATRKLQPMITSDSGKALIQTCLNSPDPPPGSNSAPMSIEQRMNPTGFEETELSYAVSEEENLKNENNNKPVYTTSSQAESSPLHQSIAQEVIQTIQTSSSSPAPVTVTSTGFSQQVSHKPSNVAVQIPGLPPGTVLVPPGTPLIPIQQQNGHTGLQQQGQTLYRLPNSNQIVSIPNVGTSLHQQTFADTSHSITTASSSSTAPSSSNVLQTLSTPSATAMTPGVVMYQTPQGIVYAPTTATLQDRQVFNFQQPAQPLSLSQNEGGQQYITIPVPVSMNGTTQLVQLGSADSQQQAQQVTLSQPSAAKKVRK